TCACCACGGCGCCACTGCACACGCTGCTGCCGCCGTCCTTGGTGCAGCGGCTCCAGGGCGGGTTCAAGCGCTTCGGCGCGTCGATGCGCGGCTACGTCACCGAGGACGCCGTGCTGGTCGGCGTCGAAACGCGCACCAGCTCACCGGTGCGCATCCCGCGCCACGCTGACTCGCTGCACCATCCCGAGATCGCCGCGCTCTACCCATGCGGCGAGGGCGCCGGCTACGCCGGCGGCATCGTCTCCGCCGCGTTGGACGGTATACGCATCGCCGAGGCGTGCGCTGCCAGCACGGCGCGGAGCTAACGTCGACGTCAACTTCCAGACATGGAGCCGCGGCGAGAAGGCGCAAGATATCGCGCTGGTTTTGTGCGTCTTTGCGGCTCAACAGATATCCAACAGCAAGGCGGCCGGCAGGTGGGTCGAAAACGTCATCACTTTTGCCTATCCTTACCAAGAGCAGTTTGAACTGCTAGTTGCTATCACTTTGGCCGCGGCGATCACGCCGCATTGCACTACCGGCCGCGTGATGCGGGGCAACAGTAGGTAAGAAGGAGAAGCAACATGGCAACAGGTGGACGCCCATCGATGAACAAGCGGCGCAAGGAGCTGGAGCGCCGCCAGCGGCAGGAGCAGAAGACGGCGCGCCGCGCCGAGCGCGCCGAAGAGGCGAAGAACCGACCCTCCACTGAAGGTGAGGATGCGGATATCGCGGGAATCGTGCCCGGGCCGCAGCCGCCGCGGGAGGACTGAGCATGAGTGCGGGCGCAGTCGAGGTCCCGTACGACTCCCTGCAGGCCGCCACTTTGCGCACCGTAATCGAGGAGTTCATCACGCGCGCTGGAACAGACTACGGTACACACGAGAGGACTTTGGAAGAAAAGGTCGCCGACGTCATGCGCCAGCTGCACCGCGGCGAGGCGAAGGTCGTCTTTGATACCCAGACGGACACGGTGAACATCGTGCCGCGCACTCGCTCACGCCGCCGGCAGTAGGGGGGCATTGTGCGCCCTGTCGTGTTAGGAAGCCCCCCGGGTTGGACCTGCGCAAGTCGCTGCAATAGCTTTGTGCTATTGTGAGGACGAGAAGGCGCACGGTTGCTGTCGAGGCGCGCCACTCCAAATTGAATACCCGTCGCGGCGTTGGCTGCGAGTAAGGACTTGGAATGCAGAAGAAGCAGTTCTCAGATCTCGGCTTGTCGCCGGAGAGTCTCAAAGCCATTGCGAAGATCGGGTTCGAGGAGGCGTCGCCGATTCAATCGGAAACCATTCCGAAGTTGCTTGCCGGCGTTGATGTCGTCGGACTTTCGCAGACCGGTTCGGGGAAAACCGCCGCCTTCGCGATCCCGGCGATCGAGTTGGTCGATGCCAGCTTGCGTGTCCCCCAGGTGTTGATCCTGTGCCCGACGCGCGAGCTGGCGATGCAGGTCGCGGAGGAGGTCGCCAAGCTCGCACTCTTCAAGCGCGGCGTGCGCGAGCTACCGATCTACGGTGGGTCGGCCTACGACCGACAGCTGCGTGGCCTGCGCGAAGGCGCGCAGATCATCATTGGAACGCCGGGCCGACTGATGGATCACCTCGCGCGCGGCTCGCTGCGTCTCGACCGGATCAGGATGGTCATCCTCGACGAAGCCGACCGCATGCTCGATATGGGCTTCCGGGACGATATCGAAGCGATCCTGAAACAGGCGCCTGCGGAACGTCAGACCGCGTTCTTTTCCGCCACGCTACCACCTCCCATTCAGCAGCTGATCCGGCGCTACGCGCGGACTCCCGTCAACGTCCGCATCGAGTCGCACCAGATGACCGTACCCGCCATCGAGCAGATCTACTACGAGGTCGACCGCCGCTCGAAGCTCGAAGTGCTGTGCCGGCTCATCGATCTTCAGGACATCAAGTACGCGCTCATTTTCTGCGGCACCAAGATGATGGTCGATGAGCTCGCCGATCACCTCGCCGCGCGTGGCTACAGCTGCGACAAACTGCATGGTGGCATCTCGCAGACGACGCGCGAGCGCGTCATGGCGAAGTTCCGCAAGCGCGGCGTCGAGTTTTTGGTGGCGACCGATCTGGCCGCGCGCGGCCTCGATGTGGACGACATCGAAGTCGTGTTCAACTACGACCTGCCGCAGGATGCGGAAGACTACGTGCACCGGATCGGTCGTACCGGCCGCGCCGGCCGCAGCGGACGCGCCATCACGTTTGTCGCCGGGCGTGAGATCTACAAAATGCAGCAGATCGAGCGTTTCACGAAAGCGCGCGTGCGGCGCGAGAAAGTTCCCTCGGCAGAGCAAGTCGAAGCGAAGCGGACGAATCAATTCTTCGAGACGCTCCGCGAGACGCTCGACAAAGGCGAATACCAGCACCACGACGAGATCATCGACCA
Above is a window of Candidatus Binatia bacterium DNA encoding:
- a CDS encoding YheU family protein; this encodes MSAGAVEVPYDSLQAATLRTVIEEFITRAGTDYGTHERTLEEKVADVMRQLHRGEAKVVFDTQTDTVNIVPRTRSRRRQ
- a CDS encoding DEAD/DEAH box helicase produces the protein MQKKQFSDLGLSPESLKAIAKIGFEEASPIQSETIPKLLAGVDVVGLSQTGSGKTAAFAIPAIELVDASLRVPQVLILCPTRELAMQVAEEVAKLALFKRGVRELPIYGGSAYDRQLRGLREGAQIIIGTPGRLMDHLARGSLRLDRIRMVILDEADRMLDMGFRDDIEAILKQAPAERQTAFFSATLPPPIQQLIRRYARTPVNVRIESHQMTVPAIEQIYYEVDRRSKLEVLCRLIDLQDIKYALIFCGTKMMVDELADHLAARGYSCDKLHGGISQTTRERVMAKFRKRGVEFLVATDLAARGLDVDDIEVVFNYDLPQDAEDYVHRIGRTGRAGRSGRAITFVAGREIYKMQQIERFTKARVRREKVPSAEQVEAKRTNQFFETLRETLDKGEYQHHDEIIDQLLEQGHSATDIASALIDILGRETVRETVPIREEMEPARRRHSRTDPGRESHRDSGPRDPSHRDSAPGAARRRQRDPASPISHEAGMTRLVMNVGKASGIGPGDVVGVIAGLARVSRENIGAIELLDQQTFVDVAEDSANVVLKKLKGIHFKGRKLAIAPAA